From Actinopolymorpha cephalotaxi, one genomic window encodes:
- a CDS encoding ATP-binding cassette domain-containing protein, whose amino-acid sequence MPENVLVRAENLGKTFSTPAGDVVAVDDVSFDVVRGETLGLVGESGSGKSTVARLLMWLQEPTSGRVVFDGTDLAAVPGRDLHTVRRRMQMVFQNPYGSLLPHYTAAGNVAEPLRLHRIGDKDSRRARAKELLDLVGVNPRFADLYPRQFSGGQQQRIAIARALALEPELLVCDEPTSALDVSIQAQILNLLDDLRERLGLTCLFISHNLAVVERLANRVAVMRQGHIVELAPTEELFRTPQDPYTRALLGAVLPVRG is encoded by the coding sequence ATGCCTGAGAACGTACTGGTGCGGGCGGAGAACCTCGGCAAGACGTTCTCCACCCCGGCCGGCGACGTGGTCGCCGTCGACGACGTGTCCTTCGACGTCGTACGCGGTGAGACGCTCGGCCTGGTGGGGGAGAGCGGCAGCGGCAAGTCGACCGTGGCCAGGTTGCTGATGTGGCTGCAGGAGCCGACGTCGGGCCGGGTGGTGTTCGACGGCACCGACCTGGCGGCGGTCCCCGGCCGGGACCTGCACACCGTCCGGCGGCGGATGCAGATGGTGTTCCAGAACCCCTACGGTTCACTGCTCCCGCACTACACCGCGGCCGGCAACGTCGCCGAGCCGCTGCGCCTGCACCGCATCGGCGACAAGGACAGCCGGCGTGCACGGGCGAAGGAACTGCTGGACCTGGTGGGTGTCAACCCGCGCTTTGCGGACCTGTATCCCCGGCAGTTCTCCGGCGGCCAGCAGCAGCGCATCGCGATCGCCCGCGCCCTGGCGCTCGAACCCGAGCTGCTGGTCTGCGACGAACCCACGTCCGCACTCGACGTCTCCATCCAGGCGCAGATCCTCAACCTGCTCGACGATCTGCGCGAACGCCTCGGCCTGACCTGCCTGTTCATCTCGCACAACCTCGCGGTGGTGGAACGCCTCGCCAACCGGGTCGCGGTGATGCGGCAGGGACACATCGTCGAGCTCGCGCCGACCGAGGAACTCTTCCGTACGCCGCAAGACCCCTACACCCGTGCCCTGCTGGGCGCGGTCCTGCCCGTCCGCGGATAA